From the Sphingomonas phyllosphaerae 5.2 genome, one window contains:
- a CDS encoding glycosyltransferase, whose amino-acid sequence MAASVAYLINQYPKVSHSFIRTEIRALEEQGVTVERFAVRGWDAEIVDPLDREERERTRYLLRDGAMPLAGATLGALLRRPGRFLSTLAAAWRLSRGAERGFLYHLIYLAEACLMLRWLTRSGAATHVHAHFGSNAVLVALFVRMLGGPPYSFTVHGPEEFDKPLQWKLTEKIARAAFVVAITSFCRSQLFRWADAGDWGKIAIVHCAIDPRFVAARTTPAPANDTLVCVGRLCEQKGQLLLVEAVAALHARGVRVRLVLAGDGEMRPAVERAIAAAGIGAQVTIAGWVNADQITEMLQDARALVLPSFAEGLPVAIMEAMARERPVLSTYIAGIPELVRDGVDGVLIPAGDVQALSGAIARLLAATPGEIAAIGASARARVLERHDSHTEAAKLAALFAGVAREPGVPSGLGG is encoded by the coding sequence ATGGCCGCGTCGGTCGCCTATCTCATCAACCAATATCCCAAGGTCAGCCACAGCTTCATCCGGACCGAGATCCGCGCGCTGGAGGAGCAGGGGGTGACGGTCGAGCGGTTCGCGGTGCGCGGCTGGGACGCGGAGATCGTCGATCCACTGGACCGCGAGGAGCGCGAGCGGACGCGCTACCTGCTGCGTGACGGCGCGATGCCGCTGGCGGGTGCCACGCTGGGGGCGCTGCTGCGGCGGCCGGGACGCTTCCTGTCGACATTGGCCGCGGCGTGGCGATTGTCGCGCGGGGCCGAGCGCGGATTTCTCTACCACCTGATCTATCTGGCGGAGGCGTGCCTGATGCTGCGGTGGCTGACGCGCAGCGGTGCGGCGACGCACGTCCACGCGCATTTCGGCAGCAATGCCGTACTGGTCGCGCTGTTCGTGCGGATGCTCGGCGGCCCACCGTACAGCTTCACCGTTCATGGACCGGAGGAATTCGACAAGCCGTTGCAATGGAAGCTGACGGAGAAGATCGCGCGCGCGGCGTTCGTGGTCGCGATCACCAGCTTCTGCCGCAGCCAGCTGTTTCGCTGGGCAGATGCCGGCGATTGGGGGAAGATCGCGATCGTCCATTGCGCGATCGACCCGCGCTTCGTGGCGGCGCGCACCACGCCCGCACCCGCGAACGACACGCTGGTCTGCGTCGGGCGGCTGTGCGAGCAGAAGGGGCAGTTGCTGCTGGTCGAGGCGGTGGCGGCGCTGCACGCACGCGGTGTGCGCGTGCGGCTGGTGCTGGCGGGCGACGGCGAGATGCGACCGGCGGTCGAACGAGCGATCGCCGCCGCCGGGATCGGCGCGCAGGTGACCATCGCGGGTTGGGTGAACGCGGACCAGATCACCGAAATGCTTCAGGACGCGCGCGCGCTGGTCCTGCCGAGCTTCGCGGAGGGCCTGCCGGTCGCGATCATGGAAGCGATGGCGCGCGAGCGGCCGGTGCTCTCGACCTATATCGCGGGCATCCCCGAATTGGTGCGTGACGGCGTGGACGGCGTCCTGATCCCGGCGGGCGACGTGCAGGCATTGAGCGGGGCGATCGCACGATTGCTGGCGGCGACGCCGGGCGAGATCGCGGCGATCGGCGCGTCGGCACGCGCGCGCGTGCTGGAGCGGCACGACAGCCACACCGAGGCGGCGAAGCTGGCCGCGCTGTTCGCGGGTGTCGCAAGGGAACCGGGAGTCCCGTCGGGGCTCGGCGGATGA
- a CDS encoding tyrosine-type recombinase/integrase: protein MSDATAIERFLEMMAAQAGAAANTLAAYRRDLMLASAALDGGLATADCAALERLADGWGELSKATVARKAAALRRFFGYLVDDGDRRDDPSPALPRPGMKRSLPRTLDHGDVERLFAAIAARLAREPVIATDLRLSALFELLYGSGLRATELVSLPRGSIHPDRPFLILKGKGGRERLVPISDRARAAVAAWRAHVATDRAYLFPSGATHISRVRLFQLVRTLAAEAGIAPERISPHVLRHAFATHLLEGGADLRALQTMLGHADIATTEIYTHVDSRRLVELVNERHPLVDALRNRA from the coding sequence GTGAGCGACGCCACCGCGATCGAGCGTTTTCTGGAGATGATGGCGGCACAGGCGGGCGCGGCGGCGAACACGCTGGCCGCGTACCGCCGCGACCTGATGCTGGCATCGGCGGCGCTGGACGGCGGGCTGGCAACGGCGGACTGCGCGGCGCTGGAGCGGCTGGCGGACGGCTGGGGCGAATTGTCGAAGGCGACGGTGGCGAGGAAGGCGGCGGCGCTTCGTCGGTTCTTCGGCTATCTCGTCGACGACGGCGACCGTCGCGACGATCCGTCGCCCGCGCTGCCGCGACCGGGTATGAAGCGTAGCCTGCCGCGCACGCTGGACCACGGCGACGTCGAGCGGCTGTTCGCGGCGATCGCTGCGCGGCTGGCGCGCGAACCGGTGATCGCGACGGACTTGCGGCTGTCGGCGTTGTTCGAGCTGCTCTACGGATCGGGGCTGCGCGCGACCGAGCTGGTGTCTTTGCCGCGCGGGTCGATCCATCCCGATCGGCCGTTCCTGATCCTCAAGGGCAAGGGCGGGCGCGAGCGGCTCGTGCCGATCTCCGACCGCGCACGCGCCGCCGTGGCGGCATGGCGCGCGCATGTCGCCACCGATCGGGCGTACCTCTTCCCGTCGGGCGCTACGCATATCTCGCGCGTGCGGCTGTTCCAGCTGGTGCGCACGTTGGCCGCCGAGGCGGGGATCGCGCCGGAGCGGATCAGTCCGCACGTGTTGCGCCATGCCTTCGCGACGCACCTGCTGGAAGGCGGGGCGGACCTGCGCGCGCTCCAGACGATGCTGGGGCATGCCGATATCGCGACGACCGAGATCTACACCCATGTCGACAGTCGCCGGCTGGTCGAGCTGGTCAACGAGCGCCACCCGCTCGTTGACGCGTTGCGAAACCGCGCCTAG
- a CDS encoding acetyl-CoA carboxylase carboxyltransferase subunit alpha, whose translation MRIFLDFEKPIAELQARIDELRETGAEGTVDISAEIAKLQAKSDKLLKDTFGKLSPWQKTQVARHPERPHFKHYVAGLFDEFVPLAGDRAFGDDQAILGGFATFRGQRVMVLGHEKGDDTASRLRHNFGMGKPEGYRKAIRLLELADRFGLPVVTLVDTSGAFPGIQAEERGQAEAIARSTEACLALGVPLVSVVVGEGGSGGAIALASGNRVLMFEHAVYSVISPEGCASILWRTADKAPDAAEAMKVTAQDLKGLGVIDAIVPEPLGGAHRDHDGAIRALGDCIERMLRDLAPLTPDALRHDRRTKFLKMGRVA comes from the coding sequence ATGCGAATTTTCCTCGACTTCGAGAAACCCATCGCCGAACTGCAGGCGCGGATCGACGAATTGCGCGAAACCGGTGCCGAGGGCACGGTCGACATTTCCGCCGAGATCGCCAAGTTGCAGGCGAAGTCGGACAAGCTGCTGAAAGACACGTTCGGCAAGCTATCCCCCTGGCAGAAGACGCAGGTCGCGCGTCATCCGGAGCGGCCGCACTTCAAGCATTACGTCGCCGGGCTGTTCGACGAGTTCGTGCCGCTGGCGGGCGACCGCGCCTTCGGCGACGACCAGGCGATTCTGGGCGGCTTCGCGACGTTCCGCGGGCAGCGCGTGATGGTGCTGGGCCACGAGAAGGGCGACGATACCGCCAGTCGGCTGCGGCACAATTTCGGGATGGGCAAGCCGGAGGGGTATCGCAAGGCGATCCGGCTGCTGGAACTCGCCGATCGGTTCGGCTTGCCGGTCGTGACGCTGGTCGACACGTCCGGCGCATTTCCGGGCATCCAGGCCGAGGAGCGCGGGCAAGCGGAGGCGATCGCGCGTTCCACCGAGGCGTGCCTCGCGCTTGGCGTTCCGCTGGTGTCGGTGGTGGTGGGCGAGGGCGGTTCGGGTGGCGCGATCGCGCTGGCCAGCGGCAACCGCGTGCTGATGTTCGAGCATGCGGTCTATTCGGTGATTTCGCCGGAGGGTTGCGCCTCGATCCTGTGGCGGACCGCCGACAAGGCGCCCGACGCCGCCGAGGCGATGAAGGTGACCGCGCAGGACCTGAAGGGGCTTGGCGTGATCGACGCGATCGTGCCCGAGCCGCTGGGCGGCGCGCACCGCGACCATGATGGCGCGATCCGCGCGCTGGGCGACTGCATCGAGCGGATGCTGCGCGACCTTGCACCGCTGACGCCCGACGCGTTGCGGCATGACCGCCGCACGAAGTTCCTGAAGATGGGTCGCGTCGCCTGA
- a CDS encoding ABC transporter ATP-binding protein: MTVLAAQRLSLTLGGKPVLHAVEAAFAAGRVTALLGPNGAGKSSLLACLAGLQHPVAGRAMLGEGDVRALPAQQRARRIGFLPQAADVHWNIDVATLVGLGRLPWRGRWGETDEDRAAVTQALAATGMAGFARRGVEHLSGGERARALLARVLAGRPEWLLADEPLASLDPAHQLEVGAQLRAVAAAGSGVVLVVHDLNLAARLADDVVLLRDGGVIAAGPAETTLTATLVGETYGLTVETGITASGQRYIVPVATMS, translated from the coding sequence ATGACCGTCCTGGCGGCACAGCGACTGTCGTTGACGTTGGGCGGCAAGCCCGTCCTGCATGCGGTGGAGGCCGCGTTTGCCGCGGGTCGCGTCACCGCGCTGCTCGGCCCCAATGGTGCGGGCAAAAGCAGCCTGCTGGCGTGCCTGGCCGGATTGCAGCATCCCGTTGCGGGGCGCGCGATGCTCGGCGAGGGCGACGTGCGCGCGCTGCCGGCGCAGCAGCGGGCGCGGCGGATCGGCTTCCTGCCGCAAGCGGCCGACGTGCACTGGAATATCGATGTGGCGACGCTGGTCGGGCTGGGTCGGCTGCCGTGGCGCGGGCGGTGGGGCGAGACCGACGAGGATCGTGCTGCGGTGACACAGGCGTTGGCGGCGACCGGCATGGCCGGATTCGCGCGGCGTGGGGTCGAGCATCTGTCTGGCGGCGAGCGCGCGCGGGCGCTGCTGGCGCGCGTGTTGGCGGGTCGACCGGAGTGGTTGCTGGCGGACGAACCGCTCGCCAGCCTGGACCCCGCACACCAGCTGGAGGTGGGCGCGCAACTGCGCGCGGTGGCGGCGGCGGGCAGCGGCGTGGTGCTGGTCGTCCACGATCTGAACCTGGCGGCCCGGCTTGCCGACGACGTGGTGCTGCTGCGTGACGGCGGCGTGATCGCGGCTGGCCCGGCGGAGACGACGCTGACGGCGACGCTGGTCGGGGAGACCTACGGCCTGACGGTGGAGACGGGGATCACCGCAAGCGGGCAGCGCTACATCGTGCCGGTCGCGACGATGTCATAG
- a CDS encoding (deoxy)nucleoside triphosphate pyrophosphohydrolase, with product MLVVAAALIDGHGRCLMQQRPHGKRHGGLWEFPGGKVEPGEHPADALVRELAEELAIEVAVAALEPVGFATDMPVTMLLYRCTAWHGAPLALAAEALRWDVPEALAALPMPPVDVPLLAALARSLRGG from the coding sequence ATGCTGGTAGTCGCCGCAGCGCTGATCGACGGACACGGCCGCTGCCTGATGCAGCAACGCCCGCACGGCAAGCGGCACGGCGGGCTGTGGGAGTTTCCCGGCGGCAAGGTCGAGCCGGGCGAACACCCGGCCGACGCGCTGGTGCGCGAACTGGCCGAGGAACTGGCGATCGAGGTGGCGGTCGCCGCGCTGGAGCCGGTGGGGTTCGCGACCGACATGCCGGTGACGATGCTGCTGTACCGCTGCACCGCGTGGCACGGTGCGCCGCTGGCACTTGCGGCGGAGGCGCTGCGCTGGGACGTGCCCGAAGCGCTCGCGGCGCTGCCGATGCCGCCGGTCGACGTACCGCTGCTCGCCGCGCTTGCCCGGTCGTTGCGGGGCGGCTAG
- a CDS encoding Flp family type IVb pilin: MSRLSIARSPLGIIRSLLRQTRGATAIEYGLILAVIALGISASLTQVGTTIATTFDRINSYLVTTR, encoded by the coding sequence ATGTCACGCCTGTCCATCGCACGCTCGCCACTCGGCATCATCCGCTCGCTGCTGCGGCAGACGCGCGGTGCGACTGCGATCGAATATGGTCTGATCCTGGCGGTGATCGCACTCGGCATTTCCGCCAGTCTCACCCAGGTCGGCACGACGATCGCAACGACGTTCGACAGGATCAACAGCTATCTGGTCACTACTCGCTGA
- a CDS encoding Flp family type IVb pilin — MQKIRSFLKNSKGATAIEYGLIAALIAVAAIAAMKGLGTQLSNTFGNVSSKMASNS, encoded by the coding sequence ATGCAGAAGATTCGTTCGTTCCTGAAGAACAGCAAGGGTGCGACCGCGATCGAGTACGGCCTGATCGCTGCGCTGATCGCCGTTGCTGCGATCGCAGCGATGAAGGGCTTGGGCACCCAGCTCAGCAACACCTTCGGCAACGTGTCGAGCAAGATGGCAAGCAACTCGTAA
- a CDS encoding glycosyltransferase family 2 protein codes for MTESSVGVVVIGRNEGERLRACLASLSGAQARVYVDSGSTDGSVALARSLDFDVVELDMDQPFTAARARNTGIARLLRDHPTLEAVQTVDGDCEVRPDWMAVAQADMAVDPRRAVVFGRRRERRPDANAYHAACDDEWNVPIGEVNSCGGDALLRVVALREVGGYNDLLIAGEEPEMCVRLRARGWRIWSNGQEMTLHDVAITRLTQWWHRSRRTGYAFAELAALHGDGGDPGWRRLLRSALGWTAINIAAIVGVILFALLDDPLLRVVVLAPAALAGVQLLRMARSKRARIGGRHALQWSGLMMVAKAAQTLGWLRFKLQRITRARATLIEYKA; via the coding sequence ATGACTGAATCAAGTGTCGGCGTCGTCGTGATCGGGCGGAACGAGGGCGAGCGGCTACGTGCCTGCCTGGCATCGCTCAGCGGGGCGCAGGCGCGCGTCTATGTCGATTCCGGATCCACCGACGGCAGCGTCGCGCTGGCCCGATCGCTCGATTTCGACGTGGTCGAACTGGACATGGACCAGCCGTTCACCGCGGCGCGCGCGCGCAACACCGGTATCGCCCGGCTGCTGCGTGATCACCCGACGCTGGAGGCGGTGCAGACCGTCGACGGGGATTGCGAGGTCCGTCCCGACTGGATGGCCGTGGCGCAGGCCGACATGGCGGTCGATCCGCGCCGCGCGGTGGTCTTCGGACGCCGACGCGAGCGACGGCCGGACGCGAACGCCTATCACGCCGCGTGCGACGACGAATGGAACGTGCCAATCGGCGAGGTCAATTCGTGCGGCGGCGACGCGCTGCTGCGGGTCGTCGCCCTGCGCGAGGTCGGCGGCTACAACGACCTGCTAATCGCGGGCGAGGAGCCGGAGATGTGCGTGCGGCTGCGCGCGCGCGGCTGGCGGATCTGGTCGAACGGACAGGAGATGACGCTGCACGACGTCGCCATCACGCGGCTGACGCAATGGTGGCATCGGTCGCGCCGCACCGGCTACGCCTTTGCGGAACTGGCCGCGCTGCATGGTGACGGCGGCGATCCGGGCTGGCGACGGTTACTGCGCAGCGCGCTCGGCTGGACTGCGATCAACATCGCCGCGATCGTAGGAGTGATACTCTTCGCGCTGCTCGACGACCCGTTGCTGCGCGTGGTCGTGCTGGCCCCGGCGGCACTGGCGGGCGTGCAGTTGCTGCGGATGGCGCGCAGCAAGCGCGCGCGCATCGGCGGCAGGCATGCGCTGCAATGGAGCGGGCTGATGATGGTCGCGAAGGCGGCGCAGACGCTGGGGTGGCTGCGCTTCAAGCTGCAACGCATCACCCGTGCGCGCGCCACGCTGATCGAATATAAGGCTTAG
- a CDS encoding glycosyltransferase family 4 protein: protein MTLRILFALPGLHRIERGAEVAVTSIASELARGGDAVTLIGSGAPRAGTPYRFLHAGAITRKRFEKMPHLPALRDDTSYEEASFVPGMLRRYRPGDYDVTVACSFPFVHWALRSRPLIGPKPAHVFITQNGDWPVRAQNSEYRFFGCDGLVCINPDYYEAGRAHWPAALIPNGVAIDRFTPGPGDRARFGLPEDKPLVLMVSALIGSKRVADGVRAVAGIPDAHLVCAGDGPERAAIDALAAAVLPGRYTRLTAAATDMPLLYRSCDVFMHLSLDEPFGNVFIEAMACGLPVVAQDSARTRWVVGTEQFLCDTEDRGALTAAIGTALRAAESGAGVDARRTHAAGFAWSNVAARYRSFFEEVVDRKRSSTR from the coding sequence ATGACGCTGCGGATCCTGTTCGCGCTGCCCGGATTGCACCGGATCGAGCGCGGGGCGGAAGTCGCCGTCACCTCGATCGCCAGCGAACTCGCGCGCGGTGGCGACGCGGTGACCCTGATCGGGTCGGGCGCGCCGCGCGCCGGGACGCCGTATCGCTTCCTCCACGCCGGCGCGATCACGCGCAAGCGGTTCGAGAAGATGCCGCACCTCCCGGCATTGCGCGACGATACGTCCTATGAGGAAGCGAGCTTCGTTCCCGGGATGCTGCGCCGCTATCGACCCGGCGATTACGACGTTACCGTCGCCTGCTCGTTCCCGTTCGTCCATTGGGCGCTGCGCAGTCGCCCGTTGATCGGTCCGAAGCCGGCGCACGTCTTCATCACGCAGAACGGCGACTGGCCGGTGCGTGCGCAGAACAGCGAGTATCGTTTCTTCGGCTGCGACGGACTCGTCTGCATCAACCCCGATTATTACGAAGCGGGGCGCGCGCACTGGCCCGCCGCGCTGATCCCCAACGGCGTCGCGATCGACCGCTTCACTCCGGGCCCCGGTGACCGCGCGCGCTTCGGGCTGCCGGAGGACAAGCCGCTGGTCCTGATGGTCAGCGCATTGATCGGCAGCAAGCGCGTGGCGGACGGCGTACGCGCGGTCGCCGGCATTCCGGACGCGCACCTCGTCTGCGCCGGCGACGGGCCGGAGCGCGCCGCGATCGACGCGCTCGCCGCGGCCGTGCTGCCGGGCCGCTACACGCGCCTGACGGCGGCGGCGACCGACATGCCGCTGCTCTACCGCTCCTGCGACGTCTTCATGCACCTCTCGCTTGACGAGCCGTTCGGCAACGTCTTCATCGAAGCGATGGCGTGTGGCCTCCCGGTGGTGGCGCAGGATAGCGCGCGCACCCGCTGGGTGGTCGGAACCGAGCAGTTCCTGTGCGACACCGAGGATCGCGGCGCCCTCACCGCCGCGATCGGCACGGCCTTGCGCGCTGCGGAAAGCGGCGCCGGCGTCGACGCTCGCCGCACCCATGCCGCAGGCTTCGCATGGTCGAACGTCGCGGCGCGCTACCGCAGCTTCTTCGAGGAAGTCGTCGACCGAAAGCGCAGCAGCACGCGCTAG
- a CDS encoding ABC transporter substrate-binding protein: MATAPLLLGAATPRYPRIVSINPCLDAILMQVADARQIAAISIYSQDPRATSIPLAQARRFAATSGTAEEVVALRPDLVVAGGHVAPATVAALARLHVHLVQYPVPADVEESAAQVRAVAAAIGHPDRGVALSALILASSRPVSGRNIPALIWGAGGLVPGAGTLPDDLLRRAGFSNASSAYGLQRWDILPLEYLVARPPRVLLSVAAAEGGGERAERHPALARLGKRIAIAPFAARLMNCGGPSIIAAMARLRTVRAELVR, translated from the coding sequence ATGGCGACGGCACCGTTGCTGCTGGGGGCGGCGACGCCTCGTTATCCGCGCATCGTGTCGATCAATCCGTGCCTCGACGCGATCCTGATGCAGGTAGCCGACGCCCGGCAGATCGCGGCGATCAGCATTTACTCGCAGGATCCGCGCGCGACCTCCATTCCACTGGCACAGGCGCGCCGCTTCGCAGCGACGTCTGGCACTGCCGAAGAGGTGGTGGCGCTCCGCCCCGATCTGGTCGTGGCGGGCGGGCATGTCGCGCCCGCGACGGTGGCGGCGCTCGCGCGGCTGCACGTCCATCTCGTGCAATATCCTGTCCCGGCGGACGTTGAGGAGAGCGCGGCGCAGGTTCGCGCGGTCGCGGCGGCGATCGGGCACCCGGATCGGGGCGTGGCCTTGTCGGCACTGATCCTGGCGTCGTCCCGACCGGTGTCGGGAAGGAACATCCCGGCGCTGATCTGGGGTGCGGGCGGGCTGGTGCCCGGCGCCGGCACCTTGCCTGACGACCTGCTGCGCCGTGCCGGGTTCTCCAACGCCAGCAGCGCCTACGGGCTGCAACGCTGGGACATCCTGCCGCTCGAATATCTCGTGGCACGGCCGCCGCGCGTGTTGCTGTCGGTCGCCGCGGCGGAGGGTGGCGGCGAGCGTGCCGAGCGGCACCCGGCGCTCGCACGATTGGGAAAGCGGATCGCGATCGCGCCGTTCGCGGCGCGGCTCATGAACTGCGGTGGACCGTCGATCATCGCGGCGATGGCGCGGCTGCGTACCGTCCGTGCGGAGCTGGTGCGATGA
- a CDS encoding protein-L-isoaspartate O-methyltransferase family protein — MTLSAPALRNDDSTAMRQAMVASQLRTSAVSDPRVVAAMAEVPREAFVPAGVAALAYRDTAIDLGEGRSLNTPLATARLLVQARLLPSDRVLLIGAAGGYCAAVLASLVAEIVAVESSPALAAHARTALAATPNVTVVEGPLENGHPEGAPYDVLVVDGAIEELPATLASQVVDGGRIVSGLIERGVFRLAAGAHRGAATALAPFADIDSVRLPGFARPHSFTF; from the coding sequence ATGACCCTCTCCGCCCCCGCTCTCCGCAACGACGATTCCACCGCGATGCGCCAGGCGATGGTCGCCAGCCAGCTGCGCACCTCGGCGGTCAGCGACCCGCGGGTCGTGGCCGCCATGGCCGAGGTGCCGCGCGAGGCGTTCGTCCCCGCCGGGGTCGCGGCGCTGGCGTACCGCGACACGGCGATCGACCTGGGCGAGGGCCGCTCGCTCAACACGCCGCTCGCGACCGCGCGGCTGCTGGTGCAGGCGCGGCTGCTGCCGAGCGACCGGGTGCTGCTGATCGGCGCGGCGGGTGGATATTGCGCGGCCGTGCTGGCGTCGCTGGTCGCCGAGATCGTCGCGGTCGAATCGAGCCCCGCGCTCGCTGCGCACGCACGTACGGCACTGGCGGCGACACCGAACGTGACGGTGGTGGAGGGGCCGCTGGAAAACGGCCATCCCGAGGGCGCGCCCTATGACGTGTTGGTCGTGGATGGCGCGATCGAGGAGTTGCCCGCTACGCTTGCATCGCAGGTGGTCGACGGCGGTCGGATCGTCAGCGGACTGATCGAGCGCGGCGTGTTCCGCCTCGCTGCGGGCGCGCATCGCGGCGCGGCCACTGCGCTCGCGCCGTTCGCCGATATCGACTCGGTCCGGCTCCCCGGCTTCGCGCGCCCGCACAGCTTCACCTTCTAA
- a CDS encoding FecCD family ABC transporter permease: protein MTRLSWWLLAGVLLAAALSLAAGKVWVPLDAWTAADPRSIIIVELRLPRTILALAVGAGLGVSGAAMQGYLRNPLADPGLFGVSSGAAFGAVCALYFGYAVQAWLLPGFALAGAAATMAALALIAGRSGSLILFTLAGMILTSITGSLTALAISLAPTPFVASEIVTWLMGALTDRSWDDVRVAVPLIAAGIALLARTGRSLDALTLGEQAARSMGVDPRRLQLAVIAGIALAVGASVAAAGIIGFVGLIVPHLVRPFAGHRPSATLLPSALGGALLLTVADCVVRLAPTVSELRLGIAMSMLGGPFFFYLLVSMRRRLA from the coding sequence ATGACGCGGCTGTCGTGGTGGCTGCTGGCCGGCGTACTGCTCGCGGCGGCGCTGTCGCTGGCGGCCGGCAAGGTGTGGGTGCCGCTGGACGCGTGGACTGCCGCCGACCCGCGCTCGATCATCATCGTCGAGCTTCGCCTGCCGCGTACGATTCTGGCGCTGGCGGTCGGCGCCGGGCTGGGCGTGTCGGGCGCCGCGATGCAGGGTTATCTGCGCAACCCGCTCGCCGACCCCGGGCTGTTCGGCGTATCGTCGGGCGCGGCGTTCGGCGCGGTGTGCGCGCTCTATTTCGGCTATGCCGTGCAGGCATGGCTGCTGCCGGGCTTCGCGCTGGCGGGCGCGGCGGCTACGATGGCGGCATTGGCGTTGATCGCCGGGCGCTCGGGCAGCCTGATCCTGTTCACGCTTGCCGGGATGATCCTGACCAGCATCACCGGATCGCTGACCGCGCTGGCGATCAGCCTGGCGCCGACGCCGTTCGTCGCCTCCGAGATCGTGACGTGGCTGATGGGCGCGCTGACCGACCGCAGCTGGGACGACGTGCGGGTCGCCGTTCCGTTGATCGCGGCCGGCATTGCGCTACTTGCGCGGACCGGCCGGTCGCTCGACGCGCTGACGCTGGGCGAGCAGGCGGCACGATCGATGGGGGTCGATCCGCGACGGTTGCAATTGGCGGTGATCGCCGGGATCGCGCTGGCCGTCGGTGCATCGGTGGCGGCGGCGGGGATCATCGGCTTCGTCGGCCTGATCGTGCCGCATCTCGTGCGGCCGTTTGCGGGGCATCGGCCGTCGGCGACGTTGCTGCCGTCCGCGCTGGGCGGGGCGTTGCTGCTGACGGTTGCCGATTGCGTGGTGCGGCTGGCGCCGACGGTCAGCGAGCTGCGACTCGGCATCGCGATGTCGATGCTGGGCGGGCCGTTCTTCTTCTACCTGCTGGTGTCGATGCGGCGGCGGCTGGCATGA